GGATTTTCGATCGCTAACTGCACACAGCGGACAGTATCTTTAATGTGGATAAAAGCTCTGGTTTGTCCTCCAGTTCCATGGACAGTAAGAGGATACTTTATAGCTGCCTGCATTAAAAAGCGATTGAGAACTGTACCATAATCGCCATCATAATCAAAACGATTAACTAACTTTTCATCCATCAAGGTTTCAGGAATGTTCGTTCCCCAAACAATTCCTTGGTGTAAGTCGGTAACGCGAATGCCATCGTTTTTATTGTAATAGTAGAAAAATAGCTGATCCTGAGTTTTAGTCATATGATAAACACTGCCAGGATTAGCGGGATAAAGAATTTCTTGTTGAATGCGATCGCCATTATCGGTAACCACTTCTACATCTAAATATCCTTCGGGTATTTTCATCCCCGCAGTACCATAGCCATAAACTCCCATTGTGCCTAAATGGACTAAGTGAATATCTAAACCAGATTCGACAATGGCACAGAGTAAATTATTAGTCGCGTTGAGATTGTTATTAACTGTATAACGCTTATGTTTAGAAGATTTCATGGAATAGGGAGCAGCCCTTTGTTCAGCAAAATGGACGATCGCATCAGGCTTTTGATCCAAAATCAGATTTAGTAAGCGATCGTACTCTTGGGCAATATCAATATTATGAAACTTAATATTTTTTCCTGTAATCTCTTTCCAGGTATTTAATCTTTGTCCAATAGGTGAGATAGGAGTCAAAGAACTAACTTCCAACTCGTTATCAATGTTGCGTCTAGATAGGTTATCGACAATAACAACTTCAAAGTCGAGATTCGATAGATGTAAAGAGGTAGGCCAGCCACAGAAGCCGTCTCCTCCAAGGATGATAACTTTCATATTTTACTCCCAACTATAAAATTCATACGTTAGCAATTTCTGGCTAGGCTAAATCGCAAAAATATCAGCCCAGAGTTTATTTAACCAAAGTTTATGCCTTTATTTTCTCTTTCACGGAATTACATTTGGGTATGCTAGATCTTGATTCAAAAAAGCAATTATCTTGGTTTTTCCTAATCTTTCTCAGATAAAGCTGATAACCAAAACCTGTAAAGTGAGCTACGGGCATAGTTGCGATCGCTATAGTGCAACATAACCAACGGCTAACTAAGCTAGGCATCGGTTTTTCGCAGTGATACCAAAATTCCTCACGAAATTTACTTTTATATTTTAGGGTTATTCGCGCTGCTTCTAAGGCAATTAGGCAAAAGCCCAATAAAATTAAAAGTATTGTATGTAGTAAACCATCGAGTATAGTTAAGTCCGCTAGTATAGCGATCGTTAATCCTAGAATGCCAAAAAAAGGAATTTTGTTTCTTAAAGGTAGTTCTTGGGCATATTTGGATGACACAATACAGCTACCCCTGCCGTATTTTACGTATTGTCGCCATAAACTTAGCCAGTTGCTGCGAGGAAAATACCAAACCTTTATGCCTGAACTTATATAAATTGCGCGATCGCCTTTGGCTTTAAGTAAGCGAAAATTTAGTTCAGAATCTTCTTTACGAGTGACTTCATATCCTCCCACATCTTCTAAATCTGAACGCCAAAAACAGCCTAAAAAAACCGTTTCCGCATAGCCGTTGTAGTTGGGATCGCGATATTTTGCTCCCCCACTGCCTATAAGACTACGAGAAGCTAAAGCTACTCCAGCTTGAAAGGTATTAGCGGCTACGAAACGTTGCGCTCCTCCTACATTTACTGCCTGAGACTTTTGCAAACCTGTCACACATTCTTCTACATAATTGTCAGCGTAGTTGCAGTGAGCATCGGCTCTTAAAAAGATATCACCTTTACAAGCCTCTAAACCAATGTTAAGAGCAGCAGACTGTATACGGCGGGGATTGTTTAGCAATCTTATTTGGGGATAAATGCGTGATATCTCTTGAATTTTGGCCTGTGTTCCATCAGTACTTAGCCCATCGACAATCAGTATTTCTAATAAATTAGAATATTTAGAAGCCAAAAACTTACGTACAACCGCTTCAATATTGTCTACTTCATTATATGTAGGAATTACTATTGAAACAGAAGGATTTTTGCTCACGCTCATGTTGATTTTGATCCAAAGTACTTATTTTTTAATCGCTAGTTAGCAAATCTAGCGTCAAATACGGCTATAAGAGATTAAATTGAGAGATTGTCTTGTTTAATGGGTCGTTTTAGCTCAATTAAAACCATCCAGGCTTGGCTTTTAATGACTGGCAACTTCAGCAGAATTGAATCTATAAACTCACAACAACGAAGTAAACTTTTAAATCCAGGCTTGCCTACGAAAAAGCAAGCAAATAGACTAGTCAGATAAAAATAATGAATCTGAGTTTGCTCGAAATTACGTTTAATTGCTTTTAAGTCAGTTTCAGATAAAGGATGTTCGTCTTGGGAGCGAATACTTGGTGTCAAGCGACGATACAAATTAATTAAGAAATTATGTCCTAAAGGTTCAAGAAAAATTGCTTTGCCTTCAGGTTGCAAAATTCTGGTGATGGAATCTATAGCTGAAGCTAAGTTGAGATGATGTAATATTCCTGAACCACAAATTAAATCATAAGAGCCTTCGGCAAATTCCAAATGTTCAGCATTCATAATCTCAAAACCAATGTTGCCTTTAATATTTTCTGTTGCTGCTTGCTGAATTGCAGTTTCGATAGCAACTGGTGAAATA
This DNA window, taken from Pleurocapsa sp. FMAR1, encodes the following:
- a CDS encoding glycosyltransferase family 2 protein, yielding MSVSKNPSVSIVIPTYNEVDNIEAVVRKFLASKYSNLLEILIVDGLSTDGTQAKIQEISRIYPQIRLLNNPRRIQSAALNIGLEACKGDIFLRADAHCNYADNYVEECVTGLQKSQAVNVGGAQRFVAANTFQAGVALASRSLIGSGGAKYRDPNYNGYAETVFLGCFWRSDLEDVGGYEVTRKEDSELNFRLLKAKGDRAIYISSGIKVWYFPRSNWLSLWRQYVKYGRGSCIVSSKYAQELPLRNKIPFFGILGLTIAILADLTILDGLLHTILLILLGFCLIALEAARITLKYKSKFREEFWYHCEKPMPSLVSRWLCCTIAIATMPVAHFTGFGYQLYLRKIRKNQDNCFFESRSSIPKCNSVKEKIKA
- a CDS encoding NAD-dependent epimerase/dehydratase family protein — protein: MKVIILGGDGFCGWPTSLHLSNLDFEVVIVDNLSRRNIDNELEVSSLTPISPIGQRLNTWKEITGKNIKFHNIDIAQEYDRLLNLILDQKPDAIVHFAEQRAAPYSMKSSKHKRYTVNNNLNATNNLLCAIVESGLDIHLVHLGTMGVYGYGTAGMKIPEGYLDVEVVTDNGDRIQQEILYPANPGSVYHMTKTQDQLFFYYYNKNDGIRVTDLHQGIVWGTNIPETLMDEKLVNRFDYDGDYGTVLNRFLMQAAIKYPLTVHGTGGQTRAFIHIKDTVRCVQLAIENPPSKGERVRILNQMTETHRIKDLAKMIADMTQGEIAYLKNPRNEAPENELFVKNQRFLDLGLKPTTLSQGLLKEVTEVAEKYAHRCDKSKIPCTSLWIQKSEPTSESNSIKSKSVETSKV
- a CDS encoding class I SAM-dependent methyltransferase, with product MTTSNERIERERQFHNRRYIDDNQRQQKVGKFYSITGSITRAYQQKILQNSKNSKVIEYGCGKGSYAFKIAKYEAQLVTGIDISPVAIETAIQQAATENIKGNIGFEIMNAEHLEFAEGSYDLICGSGILHHLNLASAIDSITRILQPEGKAIFLEPLGHNFLINLYRRLTPSIRSQDEHPLSETDLKAIKRNFEQTQIHYFYLTSLFACFFVGKPGFKSLLRCCEFIDSILLKLPVIKSQAWMVLIELKRPIKQDNLSI